The Deltaproteobacteria bacterium genomic sequence CTATCGGTCGAAAACTTCGGCCGACGACAACCGGGAACCGCGGATTGCGGCCGAACCGGGGCGAGCTTCTGTTTTGGCAATGAAGAGATCCGACACCACAAACATATTTCGAAATGTCTTGGCTCCGCTTAGAAGAGTCATGAAGGGAGAGTTCAAGAAGGTGATTGGGGACTAGACTCTGAAAATGTTACCCGCACTGCACCTCCGGGTACTGCCGATATTCGGGTGGAATTGATCAAAAAGACTGTTCGGCGTTTAGCGGGAGCAATAGACAGCCCTTCTCTACAAAGTGATCTCGATCGCTTTCAGTCTTTTTGGATCAAGGGTTTCCCTTCAATGTCTTTGGAAGAGATGGTAGAAGAGGTGGATATTGTCCGTCGACTCAAAGAAGCCCTCCCCGAAAACTCACAATGGGTACGGTTTCTTTACGCAACCGAGGTTCATCTTCTTCTTGGACTGGCGGCCTATCGCCGCATGAAAGATCAGGAAGGGGGACCAAGGATCGAGGGTTGGGTCTCACAAGAGCAGGTTCCGGAACCGGGCACGCAACCCACAAATCACTTTGCATGGGAGATTGCTGAAAAGTTGGGATGGAAGACGGATGCTTATTATGCCACAGCTCATATTGGAGCTGTCCATACGCCCCGCATCGGAGTGAGTGCCGACGAGAGGGTGACCTCTGTTCATTTTTTCTTTTCTGATATCGGTCCTTCGAAATTCTTGAAGCCGGATTTTGTCGTTTCGGTCTTAACGCCACTTCTACGGGCCTATCCGCGGGTAGAGAGAGTGAAAGTCTTTTTAAAAGATGATAAAGAGGGAAATGCTACACGGGTTCGGTATGTATGGGTTCGGACAAAGCACGGAGTGTTTAGTGAAGTCTTGTCTAAAGAGCGCGTGGCACAAAGATTGGCTCAAAAAGAAGGGGATACCGCTAGCGACAGGGCCGAGGTCTCTGCGCGTAAGCGGGTTGCGGTGGGCGTGGGAGGGGTTGGTGCTACGCCTGTCGAACGGCCGGGTGTGGTTGACTCCGGTCCCAAACAGGGCAAATGGCCTGACGCCAAGTCCTTGCTTAAAGGGACTTCCTTTGAGCTAGTACGCGAGGGAGACCGGTACGTTATTCAAATCTCTTATAGAGAAGGGATTCCTGATTGGCTGAGGGTAATGCCGCAACCTTTGATTGATCTGTTTATTGCCCTTTATCGGGCATCACAGAAAGCCGAAGGAGTGGCTGTTCCGGCTCAATTCCGGGGAATTAGCCAACTGGTGGCTACTCCCAAAGGAGGGGGTCAGGCTTATTTTGAACTTCAGATTGACCAAAAGACGGGAGAAATGTTTGTTGACCCAACTTCATTGCCAAGGGGCGGCGGCGGGGTCGGCGACAGAGGCCATCGCATGCTGGTCCCTTTTTTCCTGGCCGCCAACTTGGCGGGGGAGGCGGATTTTCCGAAGAACCAACAAGCGTTTTTTGCGCCGCAGAATGAAGCGGTTACGAGTTACGAGTCACGAGTCATGAGTGACGAGTCGCGGATCGCGGCGACAGGGTGGGGGCTTGGAGCCATGTCGCCGGTGGCGGGATTGGGGCTTGGAGTTACGTTGCCCGTTCCCGCTTTTGCAAACTCCTGGTCTCCGGTTTACCTGGGCGCCGCAACGTTCGCCGGCATTGCAACCGTCACCGCGATCACCCCGGTGACCGTGACGGTGGCCGTTCCGTTCACTGTTCCGTCGGCGCCGCTGGCGCTGGCGTGGTAGGAACTGCAACGTTTGTGAGGCAATGGATCAGAAAGTGTTGATCCGGATTTCTTTGATGAAACGGAAGTGCTTCACGTTGCGCGTGGCGAGCGGCATTTTTTTCACCCACGCGGTGGCGGCAATAATTGCATCATGGGCGTCCAGTTTTTGTTTTTTGTAGGTTTCTTGCATAAGCGAGGCCGCTTGGGCAATTTGGGGATCAATGCGGATCGGACGGAATGATCGCAGAAGGCCGTCAATAGCCTTCTTTTCAGAAACGGAAAGACCGCGACGTTGGATGAGTTCTTTTTTTGTCAGAATTGAATAATAGATGGTTGTCTTCTCGTCGAGGAAAATTTTTGCAACCGTTTTATCGGAGCGCAGGTAGTCAATAAAGATATTGGTATCGACGAGAAGATTCACTTGATCTTTTCGAGCTGGCGCAAAAGGGAGCGGAGCGATTGATGTTTGGAACGCTTTCGGACCTGGTTTTCAAACACAACCCCTTTGGGGAACTTTCTTCCCTTAAGGAGGCCGAAACCGGGCAAGGGATGGGGT encodes the following:
- a CDS encoding type II toxin-antitoxin system VapC family toxin — translated: MNLLVDTNIFIDYLRSDKTVAKIFLDEKTTIYYSILTKKELIQRRGLSVSEKKAIDGLLRSFRPIRIDPQIAQAASLMQETYKKQKLDAHDAIIAATAWVKKMPLATRNVKHFRFIKEIRINTF